In Alkalihalobacillus sp. FSL W8-0930, a single window of DNA contains:
- a CDS encoding MFS transporter, translating into METNTNLSLFKNRTYVLILMAGIFAVMGFSMFLTTTTWYVVTELNMPSMLGIVLIAATVPRLIMITYGGVLADQYKKTTIMFSTNLIQAILMFVIYLLIANDSMTLSLLLVLAALFGMLDAFFGPASSSMVPKIVPKSQLQQANAYFQGVDQVAFIIGPILAGVMMETRGVSDSYFVATVLILVSAIFVFPPLIKEKAVEWSQKQSPLKELKEGFHFVRSSGFLVTGILVLVVLNFFVFGSLHIAIPLLVDVHGGSPINLSYMEVSLGVGMVVGTLILSFIKIKRKGFASLIGLFSTLAFFFIFSLLPNLTLLTILLFVIGFSMAFVFIPVFTLAQENTEEHLMGRVMSLIFLAMNGFDPIAYGMISGFVATGLNIQIVLLVSSIIGLTATAIIFWRGKEFKHIS; encoded by the coding sequence ATGGAAACAAATACAAACCTGTCCCTCTTTAAGAATAGAACGTATGTATTAATTCTCATGGCTGGGATCTTTGCCGTGATGGGTTTTAGCATGTTCTTAACAACAACCACTTGGTATGTTGTGACCGAACTGAACATGCCAAGTATGTTAGGCATTGTGTTAATAGCAGCCACTGTTCCAAGGCTAATTATGATTACGTATGGCGGGGTGCTAGCAGATCAATATAAGAAAACAACGATTATGTTTAGCACAAATTTAATTCAAGCCATCCTTATGTTCGTAATCTACTTGTTAATTGCGAATGATTCAATGACCTTATCTTTATTACTTGTTCTTGCTGCCTTATTTGGCATGCTAGATGCGTTTTTTGGCCCTGCCAGCTCTTCGATGGTTCCTAAAATTGTTCCGAAAAGTCAGCTGCAACAAGCGAATGCTTACTTTCAAGGTGTTGATCAGGTTGCCTTTATCATTGGACCCATTCTTGCTGGAGTGATGATGGAAACTAGAGGCGTTTCTGATAGTTACTTTGTAGCAACGGTCTTAATACTTGTTTCAGCTATTTTTGTCTTTCCACCATTAATTAAAGAAAAAGCCGTTGAATGGAGTCAGAAACAGAGTCCACTTAAAGAGTTAAAAGAAGGATTTCATTTTGTACGCTCTTCGGGATTTTTGGTAACTGGAATTCTTGTACTAGTCGTTTTAAATTTCTTTGTTTTTGGGTCATTGCACATTGCGATTCCGTTACTAGTCGATGTACACGGTGGAAGCCCGATCAATCTAAGTTATATGGAGGTTAGCTTAGGTGTAGGCATGGTAGTTGGTACTCTTATACTGAGCTTTATAAAAATAAAAAGAAAAGGATTTGCTTCACTCATCGGTTTATTCTCTACCCTTGCTTTCTTTTTCATTTTTAGTTTACTTCCCAACTTAACGTTGTTAACGATCCTCTTATTTGTCATTGGTTTCTCGATGGCGTTTGTATTCATTCCTGTATTTACACTGGCTCAGGAGAATACTGAGGAGCATTTAATGGGTAGGGTAATGAGCCTCATCTTTCTCGCGATGAATGGATTTGATCCAATTGCTTATGGAATGATTAGTGGATTTGTTGCGACTGGACTAAACATACAAATCGTTCTCCTAGTGTCTAGTATCATTGGGCTTACTGCTACCGCCATTATCTTCTGGAGAGGCAAAGAGTTTAAGCATATTAGTTAG
- the rlmD gene encoding 23S rRNA (uracil(1939)-C(5))-methyltransferase RlmD produces the protein MSKITPPVQKNQTLDVTITDLSHQGAGVAKHEGYTLFIPKALPGETCEVKVTKTSKGYGFARLMQIHTPSPDRADAPCPIYDQCGGCQLQHMSYAGQLRYKQKQVQDALERLGGITDVPVLPTLGMDEPWRYRNKSQVPVGERDGEVIAGFYQERSHRIVDMEECIIQNKHNDEIVQKVKELANQYGIRGYDEDKHRGTLRHVVVRYGRQSGELMVVFVTRDEALPNKKNLIEEIRSAFPSVKSIVQNINPKRTNVIFGDKTKVLWGEEYIYDSIGDIKFAISARSFYQVNPEQTKVLYDKTLEYANLTGSEAVIDAYCGIGTISLFLAQQAKHVYGVEIVPEAISDAKRNAELNGFTNTDFAVGEAENVIPWWAAQGIRPDVMVVDPPRKGCDEKLLNTMLQMKPERIVYVSCNPATLARDLKVLGEGGYKTKQVQPVDMFPQSTHVECVVELELAE, from the coding sequence ATGAGTAAAATCACACCACCCGTACAAAAGAATCAAACACTTGATGTCACCATCACCGACTTAAGTCATCAAGGGGCTGGGGTTGCCAAGCATGAGGGGTACACATTGTTTATCCCTAAAGCATTGCCCGGTGAAACCTGTGAAGTGAAGGTTACAAAAACAAGTAAAGGCTATGGATTTGCACGTTTAATGCAGATTCATACGCCAAGCCCTGACCGGGCAGATGCACCCTGTCCAATCTACGACCAATGCGGAGGCTGTCAGCTGCAGCATATGTCCTACGCTGGTCAGCTGCGCTATAAGCAAAAGCAAGTACAGGACGCTTTAGAACGATTAGGAGGAATTACCGACGTTCCTGTTCTGCCAACACTCGGAATGGACGAGCCTTGGCGCTATCGTAATAAATCGCAAGTACCAGTCGGCGAACGTGACGGAGAAGTCATCGCAGGATTTTATCAGGAACGAAGCCACCGCATTGTTGATATGGAAGAATGTATCATTCAAAACAAACACAACGATGAGATTGTCCAAAAGGTAAAAGAACTAGCCAACCAATATGGTATACGTGGATATGATGAAGACAAACACCGTGGCACCCTAAGACATGTGGTTGTTCGCTATGGTCGCCAAAGTGGTGAATTAATGGTGGTTTTTGTCACGCGCGATGAAGCTCTACCAAACAAAAAGAACCTTATTGAAGAAATTCGGTCAGCTTTTCCATCAGTGAAGTCAATTGTGCAAAACATCAACCCAAAACGCACAAACGTTATTTTCGGAGACAAAACCAAAGTCCTTTGGGGCGAAGAGTATATCTATGACTCCATAGGGGACATCAAATTCGCGATCTCTGCCAGATCCTTTTATCAGGTCAACCCAGAGCAAACCAAAGTGCTATACGACAAAACCTTAGAGTACGCAAACCTGACCGGATCAGAAGCCGTAATTGACGCTTACTGCGGCATCGGAACCATTTCGCTGTTTTTAGCCCAGCAAGCAAAGCATGTCTACGGTGTGGAAATTGTCCCTGAAGCCATCAGCGATGCGAAGCGCAACGCCGAGCTAAACGGTTTCACAAACACCGACTTCGCAGTAGGCGAAGCCGAAAACGTCATCCCATGGTGGGCCGCCCAAGGCATCCGCCCAGACGTCATGGTTGTTGATCCACCACGAAAAGGCTGTGACGAAAAGCTACTTAACACCATGCTTCAAATGAAGCCAGAGCGAATTGTCTATGTAAGCTGTAACCCAGCCACACTAGCACGAGATCTGAAGGTGCTTGGAGAAGGTGGTTATAAGACAAAGCAAGTGCAGCCGGTGGATATGTTTCCGCAGTCGACGCATGTGGAGTGTGTGGTGGAGTTGGAGTTGGCGGAATAA
- a CDS encoding NUDIX domain-containing protein → MRDRGSVVLITDKKVALIKRIKEKDTYYVFPGGGIEERETSEEAAVREAYEELGLEVRIKELMATVEWQGTQYFYLAEMVSGTFGTGRGVEFTNKVKDKGQYVPLWISIDDLVELDVRPREVAQKVQLLGILSDTNNDHCY, encoded by the coding sequence ATGAGGGATCGTGGGTCTGTGGTACTTATCACTGATAAAAAGGTTGCTCTAATTAAGCGAATAAAAGAAAAGGATACATATTATGTGTTTCCAGGTGGGGGCATTGAAGAACGTGAGACATCAGAGGAAGCTGCGGTAAGAGAAGCATATGAGGAGCTAGGTTTAGAGGTTCGTATTAAAGAACTTATGGCAACTGTTGAGTGGCAGGGAACGCAGTACTTTTACTTAGCAGAGATGGTTTCAGGTACGTTTGGCACAGGAAGAGGTGTTGAATTCACGAATAAAGTGAAGGACAAAGGTCAATATGTTCCTTTATGGATTTCTATAGATGATCTGGTTGAACTTGATGTGAGGCCAAGAGAGGTTGCGCAAAAGGTTCAATTATTAGGGATTTTATCCGATACTAACAATGATCACTGCTATTAA
- a CDS encoding AraC family transcriptional regulator encodes MAWVESIQKAIEYMEENMLEGMTIDNIAKQANVSPFHFQRTFSVLTECTVGDYIRRRRLTLVGRELLTTDAKIIELAYKYGYDTPEAFSKAFRRQHGVTPSEVRNQKGKLQSYNRLIIQVTLKGAEPMKYSVVEKNEFQIIGVKREFSSVGEEENIEGIPEFWEEVNQNGTSDMLFQLNDEVVKGVLGVCGEVSEEQKKDNVFEYWVATSHAGKAPEGMASLRLPASKWAVFEVHGPMPTAMHHAWKQIYSEWFPSTGYVHAGIPEFECYTDEDPSSPDLYSEIWIPIK; translated from the coding sequence ATGGCATGGGTGGAGTCAATACAAAAGGCAATTGAGTATATGGAAGAGAATATGTTAGAAGGTATGACGATAGACAATATTGCTAAACAAGCCAATGTGTCACCTTTTCATTTCCAACGAACCTTTTCGGTGCTGACGGAATGTACGGTTGGTGACTACATAAGGCGACGGAGATTAACATTGGTCGGTAGAGAACTACTAACAACAGACGCAAAGATTATTGAACTCGCCTATAAGTATGGCTATGACACTCCTGAGGCTTTTTCAAAGGCATTCCGCAGGCAGCACGGGGTTACTCCAAGTGAAGTGCGCAATCAAAAGGGGAAACTACAATCCTATAATCGCCTGATCATTCAGGTAACGTTGAAAGGGGCAGAACCAATGAAGTATAGCGTAGTGGAGAAGAATGAGTTTCAAATTATTGGCGTGAAGCGAGAGTTTTCTAGTGTGGGGGAGGAGGAGAACATAGAGGGCATTCCGGAATTTTGGGAAGAGGTCAATCAAAATGGAACAAGCGACATGCTGTTTCAATTGAATGATGAGGTAGTAAAAGGAGTGTTAGGAGTTTGTGGAGAAGTCAGTGAGGAACAGAAGAAGGATAATGTGTTTGAATATTGGGTGGCAACCTCTCATGCTGGGAAGGCTCCAGAAGGGATGGCAAGCTTAAGACTTCCTGCTTCCAAGTGGGCAGTATTCGAAGTGCATGGACCTATGCCTACTGCGATGCACCATGCATGGAAACAAATCTACTCCGAATGGTTCCCTTCCACTGGATACGTGCATGCAGGTATACCAGAATTTGAATGTTATACAGACGAGGATCCGAGTAGCCCCGATTTATATTCGGAGATCTGGATCCCGATTAAATAA
- a CDS encoding DUF1569 domain-containing protein, with protein sequence MKTLYDQSVVNEVLTRLDQLTPQSQPAWGKMNVSQMLAHCSIFQDLALGNRTESRSWLGLLVGKFAAPLFYNAKPLPHNMSTLPMMDQPDHDDFLIEKEHLKQKLLIFQQNGPDKCTSQPHPFFGRLTPEQWGKGMYKHVDHHLKQFNS encoded by the coding sequence ATGAAGACACTCTATGATCAATCAGTAGTCAATGAGGTTCTTACTCGCCTCGATCAGTTAACACCCCAATCACAACCTGCTTGGGGGAAGATGAATGTGTCTCAAATGCTGGCTCATTGTTCTATATTTCAAGATCTCGCACTTGGAAACCGCACGGAATCAAGAAGCTGGTTGGGGCTTTTAGTAGGAAAGTTTGCAGCGCCGTTATTTTATAATGCTAAGCCGCTTCCCCATAATATGTCTACACTGCCAATGATGGATCAGCCGGATCACGATGATTTCCTAATTGAAAAAGAACACTTAAAGCAAAAGCTACTGATTTTTCAACAAAATGGCCCAGACAAATGTACTTCACAACCACACCCTTTCTTTGGAAGGCTTACCCCCGAACAGTGGGGAAAAGGGATGTATAAACATGTAGACCATCATTTAAAACAATTTAACTCTTAA
- a CDS encoding AraC family transcriptional regulator, producing MKVNEEILLKNNIYVSNVHVKRFMFTGEERTYIRTMNSYCMIYMKKGSGSLSVDHKFVPVGSGDSLILTPGMNVTWNSDKDTLVECLVVFFHCAELSRKNKEWVVTSPTYPIIVDPSADIRLASNGLFYLCTYEKHNLLKVKQVLGQLLYQIRKKAQMTNFRSMEDVRAYMDKHFTENLTVSFLATYSGYSMTQFSKLFKQTYHITPTRYLTEKRMKLAKQLLFSRVKAKDIAAYLGYTDEYYFSRVFKKVEGVAPSLYMKKKNLNIASVYYGFDDHLSVLGLNPVSSLSYKQRVSQSMINNNQHGILIDSVIPNYFKLKDANPDIILASESFIPSTELDHIAPIIILQETKNYQDVLVELASAFGREAQAENWINQFEERKERVKHIIHESLGKKTVCFIRVGSKGYRMYGEMSQMGHLLYKDLELNPSELITGPHREFELEELNASLAEYIFIMVDSNDEAHQKMKAFRNGLNKKNQVIEAHDLFYQTLGPRGYQYSMEFIFNRLIEP from the coding sequence ATGAAAGTAAATGAAGAGATCCTGCTGAAGAATAATATCTATGTATCAAATGTGCATGTAAAACGATTTATGTTCACTGGGGAAGAACGAACCTACATCAGAACAATGAATAGTTATTGCATGATCTATATGAAAAAGGGGAGTGGTTCCTTATCAGTTGACCATAAGTTCGTGCCAGTAGGAAGTGGAGATTCACTTATCCTGACACCTGGTATGAACGTTACTTGGAATTCTGATAAAGATACCCTAGTTGAATGTTTAGTCGTTTTCTTTCATTGTGCTGAACTAAGTAGGAAGAATAAGGAATGGGTGGTCACTTCACCTACTTATCCGATCATAGTCGATCCTTCTGCTGATATAAGATTGGCTTCTAATGGATTGTTTTATCTTTGTACGTATGAGAAGCATAATCTGTTGAAGGTGAAACAGGTCTTAGGTCAGCTGTTATACCAAATAAGAAAGAAAGCTCAGATGACTAATTTTCGATCGATGGAGGATGTCAGAGCCTATATGGACAAACACTTTACAGAGAACCTGACAGTTTCATTTTTAGCGACTTATTCTGGATACAGCATGACACAATTTAGTAAACTATTTAAACAAACGTATCATATCACTCCCACGCGTTATCTAACGGAAAAGAGAATGAAGCTAGCGAAGCAATTATTGTTCTCAAGAGTGAAAGCCAAAGACATTGCAGCGTACTTAGGATATACCGATGAATATTACTTTAGTAGAGTATTTAAGAAAGTAGAGGGTGTAGCTCCTTCACTTTATATGAAAAAGAAGAATTTGAATATCGCTTCAGTATATTACGGATTTGATGATCATCTTTCTGTTCTTGGACTTAATCCTGTTTCTTCCCTTTCGTACAAGCAAAGAGTGTCACAAAGTATGATCAATAACAATCAACACGGCATATTAATTGATAGTGTGATCCCAAACTACTTTAAACTAAAAGATGCGAACCCAGATATTATTTTAGCTAGTGAGTCTTTTATTCCATCGACTGAGTTAGACCATATTGCTCCTATTATCATTTTGCAAGAAACTAAAAATTATCAAGACGTATTAGTAGAATTGGCTTCTGCTTTTGGGCGCGAAGCTCAAGCTGAGAATTGGATCAATCAGTTCGAAGAGAGAAAAGAAAGAGTAAAACATATAATACATGAGTCATTAGGGAAAAAAACGGTTTGTTTCATAAGGGTAGGGTCCAAAGGGTACCGAATGTACGGTGAGATGAGTCAAATGGGACACTTATTATACAAAGATTTAGAGCTTAATCCTTCTGAGCTAATTACAGGGCCCCACAGAGAATTTGAATTGGAAGAGCTTAACGCAAGTCTTGCCGAATATATTTTTATAATGGTTGATTCAAATGATGAGGCACATCAGAAAATGAAAGCTTTTAGGAATGGCTTGAATAAAAAGAACCAGGTGATAGAAGCTCACGATTTGTTCTATCAGACCCTAGGACCTAGAGGATATCAGTATTCGATGGAGTTTATCTTTAACCGTTTAATCGAGCCATAA
- a CDS encoding ABC transporter substrate-binding protein, whose protein sequence is MNNKTNAVILTSLIGSLTIIGACSNQGEVAEEQGTTGVEETQTITHLRGESDVPLEIEKAVVLSASYIDHMLTIDEKPYAVNVEARYGGDYPAYLEDQLDGVHLVGSADEPNLEAITSLDPDVILVESRTPDDTYNLLEQIAPTIVLGNEWLDYDDDPDFWTEDLLAIAGMYDKVDLAQKKIEELNQKTEDARKTIETLEDRKLAYLRLRDDMVQIYAESGHPMNTLLYKDLNFVPSQMTPVDQREDLSLETIPEIDADYIFLEGDVNSSETVEEMKQNELWNRIPAAQKNQIYATDSYWLSKGWGAIGRGQIIDEIVNDIE, encoded by the coding sequence ATGAACAACAAAACAAATGCAGTTATTTTAACATCGTTAATCGGGTCTCTAACGATTATTGGTGCGTGTAGTAATCAAGGTGAGGTTGCAGAAGAACAGGGTACAACGGGTGTAGAGGAGACTCAAACAATTACGCATCTTAGAGGAGAGTCAGATGTTCCTTTAGAGATTGAAAAGGCCGTTGTATTATCAGCATCATACATCGACCATATGTTAACAATTGATGAAAAACCGTATGCAGTAAATGTGGAGGCTCGATATGGTGGAGACTACCCAGCTTATCTCGAAGATCAATTAGATGGAGTGCACCTAGTTGGTTCGGCAGATGAACCTAATCTAGAAGCCATTACATCATTGGATCCAGACGTTATCCTCGTTGAGAGTAGAACACCAGATGACACCTATAATTTATTAGAGCAAATTGCACCTACGATTGTTCTTGGTAATGAGTGGCTTGATTATGATGATGATCCTGATTTCTGGACAGAAGATTTATTAGCGATTGCTGGTATGTATGACAAAGTGGATCTTGCGCAAAAGAAAATAGAGGAATTAAACCAAAAAACAGAAGATGCGAGAAAGACGATTGAGACATTAGAGGATAGAAAGCTTGCATACCTACGCTTAAGAGATGATATGGTTCAGATATACGCGGAGAGCGGGCACCCCATGAATACACTTTTGTATAAGGATTTAAATTTTGTGCCTTCGCAAATGACGCCGGTTGATCAACGAGAAGATCTCTCCTTGGAAACCATTCCTGAGATTGACGCAGATTATATCTTTTTAGAAGGTGATGTGAATAGCTCTGAAACAGTAGAAGAAATGAAGCAAAACGAGCTCTGGAACCGGATTCCCGCAGCCCAAAAAAATCAGATTTACGCAACGGATTCATACTGGCTTTCAAAAGGGTGGGGAGCCATTGGAAGAGGTCAAATCATTGATGAAATAGTGAATGACATTGAGTGA
- a CDS encoding TetR/AcrR family transcriptional regulator, with amino-acid sequence MDKKVNLKENIILAARELFNSKGYSETSMSEIIKKASTSKGNLYYHFESKEALYLSILEEDLNKWLNDWQKYNKSEEKNVLYTLAKFFSKNSLNSFFHQATEEFYASSFNSEQTTSRIKIIDETYLNFYTEIVKKCQEADLVDPNENPKTLGFILMSQFMSVNYKEFYGNELESYTLLKKMIDIFLNGVGT; translated from the coding sequence GTGGACAAAAAGGTAAATTTGAAAGAGAACATTATATTAGCTGCTCGTGAGCTATTTAACTCAAAAGGATATTCTGAGACCTCGATGAGTGAAATAATCAAAAAGGCAAGCACAAGTAAAGGCAATTTATACTACCATTTTGAAAGTAAAGAAGCACTCTACCTCTCCATTTTGGAAGAAGACTTAAACAAATGGTTAAATGACTGGCAGAAATACAACAAATCAGAAGAGAAAAATGTATTATATACACTCGCCAAGTTCTTTTCAAAAAATAGCCTAAACAGCTTTTTCCATCAAGCAACAGAAGAATTTTATGCTAGTTCATTCAATTCTGAACAAACAACGTCGAGAATAAAAATAATTGATGAGACCTATTTGAATTTCTACACAGAAATAGTTAAAAAATGCCAAGAAGCTGATTTGGTTGACCCTAACGAAAACCCAAAAACATTAGGATTTATTTTAATGTCTCAATTTATGAGTGTAAATTATAAGGAATTCTACGGAAACGAATTGGAATCATATACGCTTCTTAAAAAAATGATTGATATTTTTCTAAACGGCGTTGGAACGTGA
- a CDS encoding YfiT family bacillithiol transferase: MDLRYPIGPFVEPTVIHSEQISNWIKEMERTPANVRKAVEGLSDAQLDTPYRPGGWTLRQVVHHIPDSHMNSYIRFKWALTEEEPTIRPYFEDRWSELSDSKLAIEVSLNLLDSLHERWTKLLHFLDSAALDRTFIHPENGEVKLSAAIGMYAWHGNHHIAHINSLRERMGW, from the coding sequence ATGGATCTCCGTTATCCAATTGGGCCATTTGTGGAACCAACAGTCATACATTCAGAGCAGATTTCGAATTGGATTAAAGAAATGGAGAGGACTCCAGCCAACGTCAGAAAGGCAGTAGAAGGTTTATCTGATGCACAGCTTGATACACCTTATCGCCCAGGTGGATGGACTCTTAGACAGGTTGTTCATCACATTCCTGATAGCCATATGAATTCATACATTCGTTTTAAATGGGCACTTACGGAGGAAGAACCGACCATCCGCCCTTATTTTGAAGATAGGTGGTCAGAGCTGTCTGACTCAAAGCTTGCGATTGAAGTGTCATTGAATTTGCTTGATTCATTACACGAGCGATGGACAAAGCTGTTACACTTTTTGGATTCAGCGGCGCTTGACCGAACCTTTATCCACCCGGAGAATGGGGAAGTGAAGCTATCTGCTGCGATTGGCATGTATGCGTGGCACGGCAATCACCATATCGCTCATATCAATTCTTTGCGCGAACGAATGGGATGGTAG
- a CDS encoding DUF262 domain-containing protein, with translation MTLIDEELRITPLKHLLNMPLAIPTYQRPYSWSVKSTSLLFQDTYQAFKDGLEEYRLGSVILHKDRDRYYIVDGQQRLTTLSILFYCLGEEEELELLDEKFKGSDKAIQLNFQILKNQVNDLSSDKREAYKAYLLEKTTTVQIVTDNEQEAFQFFDSQNSRGKALAPHDLLKSYHLREMNDVKENEKVDIINQWEQMNQADLHILFTNYLYPLSQWYKGKSGLYYSTNRINTFKGTKPNVLYQYAMYHKSSHLFVEQFNSNGSRELLATDALNQFQLTQPILAGKRFFYYVDYYSKLLEQVRVLIRNEFTNDEILTDGTGNLYIKQLFECSLLFFADRFGIDHVTKGVLRKLYTWCYSLRVVMTAVSVKTINKYARGRHDEVNKGIDLFAKMNEMDQPGELQLVVLNQPKRNNDKYKDIYQNLKKWNGWLPYE, from the coding sequence ATGACATTAATAGATGAAGAACTTCGCATCACACCTCTGAAACATTTACTAAACATGCCTTTAGCAATCCCAACTTATCAGCGCCCATATTCATGGAGCGTAAAATCTACAAGCCTATTATTTCAAGATACATATCAAGCATTTAAAGATGGGTTAGAGGAGTATCGGTTGGGATCCGTCATTTTGCATAAGGATCGCGATCGATACTACATTGTTGATGGGCAGCAACGGTTAACGACATTATCTATTCTTTTTTACTGTCTTGGAGAAGAAGAGGAACTGGAACTGTTAGACGAGAAATTCAAGGGCTCAGACAAGGCCATACAATTAAACTTTCAAATCCTGAAGAATCAAGTGAATGATCTAAGTTCAGATAAACGAGAGGCCTACAAAGCGTATCTTTTAGAGAAAACAACCACCGTGCAAATTGTGACAGATAATGAACAAGAGGCCTTTCAATTCTTTGATTCTCAGAACTCTCGTGGGAAAGCGTTAGCCCCTCATGATCTCTTGAAATCCTATCATTTGCGAGAAATGAATGATGTGAAAGAAAATGAGAAGGTCGATATCATTAATCAGTGGGAGCAAATGAATCAAGCGGACTTACATATTCTATTTACAAATTACTTATATCCATTATCACAGTGGTACAAAGGAAAAAGTGGCTTATATTACTCAACGAATAGGATTAATACATTCAAAGGGACTAAGCCAAACGTACTTTACCAATACGCGATGTACCATAAATCAAGTCATTTGTTTGTTGAACAATTTAACTCAAACGGTAGCCGAGAGTTGCTTGCAACAGATGCCTTAAATCAATTCCAACTCACTCAACCGATTTTAGCTGGAAAACGCTTTTTCTATTATGTGGATTATTATAGTAAGCTGCTTGAGCAAGTGCGTGTGCTTATTCGTAACGAGTTTACAAATGACGAAATTCTTACTGACGGAACTGGAAACCTCTACATTAAACAATTATTCGAGTGCTCCCTCTTATTTTTTGCGGATCGGTTTGGGATAGATCATGTAACCAAAGGAGTTTTGCGAAAGCTGTATACGTGGTGTTATTCGTTAAGAGTGGTGATGACCGCTGTGTCCGTAAAAACGATTAATAAATACGCTCGGGGAAGACATGATGAAGTGAACAAAGGAATTGATCTGTTTGCGAAAATGAACGAGATGGATCAGCCAGGTGAGCTGCAATTGGTTGTGTTGAACCAGCCGAAACGGAACAATGATAAGTATAAAGATATCTATCAGAATCTTAAAAAATGGAATGGGTGGTTGCCTTATGAATAA
- a CDS encoding (2Fe-2S)-binding protein: MSTQFYITVTHHSELEYPYTLSDYFDPAKRKEILDTQSSLLNTPPAIVVGSLFAKRFSVFVTAALMSVSLYDLKLPIQPSSTLFNIIRQAQFTYRMNESDVKPLTYKSLSDRDHLVNSFLQDFIVQVERIIKAVSSHTGCKTTIMWSLIWHNVLNYYLNVKTRYSNELSFDKLNILLHDEKRLHESLFIPNQFKRFTLYKYSDKETFYLRKHCCLAFKLSAGHGYCATCPKLTESERDKLLKA, translated from the coding sequence TTGTCAACACAGTTTTATATAACTGTTACTCATCATTCTGAACTTGAATATCCGTACACCTTAAGTGATTATTTCGACCCAGCCAAACGAAAAGAGATCTTAGATACACAATCATCTCTTTTAAATACACCTCCTGCGATTGTAGTTGGTTCGTTATTTGCAAAACGGTTCTCAGTATTTGTGACTGCTGCATTGATGTCAGTTAGTTTATACGATCTTAAACTTCCCATACAACCTAGCTCTACTCTTTTTAATATCATAAGGCAAGCTCAATTTACTTACAGAATGAATGAGAGTGATGTTAAGCCTCTTACCTATAAAAGTTTGTCTGATAGAGATCACTTGGTAAACAGCTTTCTTCAGGACTTTATTGTTCAAGTTGAAAGAATTATAAAAGCCGTATCATCACATACAGGGTGTAAAACGACAATCATGTGGTCACTGATATGGCATAATGTATTAAATTATTATTTAAACGTCAAAACGAGATACAGCAACGAATTAAGCTTTGATAAACTAAACATACTCTTACATGATGAAAAACGACTCCATGAAAGTTTATTTATCCCTAATCAATTTAAACGGTTTACCCTTTATAAGTACTCAGATAAAGAAACCTTTTATTTGCGTAAACATTGTTGCTTAGCATTTAAGCTTTCCGCTGGTCACGGATATTGTGCAACCTGTCCGAAACTAACTGAAAGTGAAAGAGACAAGCTGTTAAAGGCTTAG